The Streptomyces sp. NBC_00775 genome includes the window GGCCGCGTCCGCGAAGGCCGCCTCGTGGTCGCGGTAGCCGTACCGGCCGGTGATGACGGGCGCGAGGTCGAGGCCGCCTTCGAGGAGGACCGACATGGCGTACCAGGTCTCGAACATCTCGCGGCCGTAGATGCCCTTGATCGTGATCATGGAGGTGACGATCCGGGACCAGTCGACCGGGAACTCCTGGGCGGGCAGGCCCAGCATCGCGATACGGCCGCCGTGTGTCATGTTGGCGATCATGTCGCGCATCGCTTCGGGGCGGCCAGACATCTCCAGGCCGATGTCGAAGCCCTCGCGCAGACCCAGTTCGCGCTGACCGTCGGCGATCGTCCCGTGCGCGACGTTCAGCGCGAGGCTCACGCCGATCTTGCGGGCCAGCTCCAGGCGCTCCTCGCTGACGTCGGTGATGACGACGTTGCGGGCACCCGCATGGCGGGCCACGGCCGCGGCCATCAGGCCGATCGGGCCCGCGCCGGTGATCAGGACGTCCTCGCCGACCAGCGGGAAGGACAGCGCCGTGTGCACGGCGTTGCCGAACGGGTCGAAGATCGCGGCGACGTCGAGGTCGACGGGGACGCGGTGCACCCACACGTTGGCGGCGGGCAGGACCACGTACTCGGCGAACGCGCCGTCGCGGCCGACGCCCAGGCCGACCGTGGCGCGGCAGAGGTGGCGGCGCCCGGCCAGACAGTTGCGGCACTTGCCGCAGACCAGGTGACCCTCGCCGCTGACGCGGTCGCCGACCTTGATGTCGGGGACGTCACGGCCGGTCTCGACGACCTCGCCGACGAACTCGTGCCCGAGCACCAGCGGCGTGTCGATGGCCTGCTGCGCCCAGCCGTCCCAGTTGCGGATGTGCAGGTCGGTGCCGCAGATCCCGGTCCTGAGGACCTTGATCAGTACGTCGCCGGGGCCGGCCTGCGGCTCCGGAACGTCCGCGAGCCAGAGCCCGGGCTCCGCCTTCTCCTTGACCAGCGCCTTCACGCTACGGCTCCTGTGGGTGAGGTCCCGGGGCAGGGCACGCCGAAGGAGCCCGTACCGGGGAGAGGGGTGAATTCCCGTAGGAATCTGCCGTACGCCGGTGCTCTTGGTCCATCGAGGTTTTCTTAAGCGCGGCCGCAGCTTTCCTTCACGCCTGTTCCCTGAGCAGCGGCCGCGGCTTCTTTCACGCCTCCCCGCGGACCTGCCCCCGCTCGAAGTAGGCGACCAGTTCCGCGGCGAGCGGCGGCACCTCGCGCGCGCTGCCGCCGTCCCGCAGTGACTCGGTGGCCCGGAATCCGGCCGCCACCGCCATACGCGCGGCGACCGGGGAGGTGTCGGTGCGCCCGCCCTCCCGCACGAACCGCAGGAATTCGTCGATCAGCAGCGGGTCGGCACCCCCGTGCGCGGTGTCCTCGTCGGCCTGCGGCACCGGGTACTCGGCGTCGGCCCGGTCCCGCTGCCCCGAGCGGCGGCTGTTCCACACCTTCACCACGCCGCCGGGCCCGTCCCCGAAGTTCTCCAGGCGGCCCGCGTCACCGATGACGGTGTAGTTGCGCCAGTAGTCGGGGGCGAAGTGACACTGCTGGTAGGCCGCCAGGACCCCGTTGTCCAGGCGCATGTTGACGAGCGACACGTCCTCGACGTCGATCACAGGGTTCAGCGCCCGCTGGGTGTGCGGGGGCCAGTGGCCGTCCTTCGTGTACCAGTCGGCCGTCTTGGGCTCTCCCGGCGCCCGCCTGTGCGGAATGTCCCCGTACACCATGAGGTCGCCGAGCGCCTGCACCTGCCGGGTGTAGCCACCGGCCAACCAGTGCAGTACGTCGATGTCGTGGGCGCCCTTCTGCAGCAACAGGCCGGTGGTGTACCGGCGTTCGGCGTGCCAGTCCTTGAAGTACCAGTCTCCGCCGTAGCCGACGAAGTGGCGCACCCACACTGTTTTGACCGTGCCGATGTCGCCGCGCTCGATGATGTCGCGCATCAGCCGGATCACCGGCATGTGGCGCATGTTGTGGCCCACATACAGCCGGCTTCCGGTCTCGAAGGCGGTGCGCAGGATCCGGTCGCAGCGCTCGATGGTGATGTCCAGAGGCTTCTCGACGAAGACGGCCTTGCCCGCGCGCAGCGCCTCGCACGCGATGTCGGCGTGTGTGTGGTCCGGGGTGAGGACGAGCACGGCGTCGACTTCGGGGTCGCCGATGACCTTGTGGTGGTCGTCGACGGTCCGGGCGCCGGGGATGCGGTCGGCGGCGCGGTCCCGCAGCACCGGGTCGTGTTCGGCGACGACGGTCACGCGGGAGCCCCGGCCGGGACGGTGGGCGATGCGCGCGAGGGAACCGCGCAGGCCGAAGCCGAGGGCACCGAGACGCAGGTCGGTCATGGTGTGCCTTTCCATGCGGTGTCGAAGAGGCTCGGTGCGCAGCGTTCCTCCGTACCGGGCGGGTCAACCTCTCCTGGGCACCGACATACGACTGCCGACATGCGAC containing:
- the tdh gene encoding L-threonine 3-dehydrogenase — protein: MKALVKEKAEPGLWLADVPEPQAGPGDVLIKVLRTGICGTDLHIRNWDGWAQQAIDTPLVLGHEFVGEVVETGRDVPDIKVGDRVSGEGHLVCGKCRNCLAGRRHLCRATVGLGVGRDGAFAEYVVLPAANVWVHRVPVDLDVAAIFDPFGNAVHTALSFPLVGEDVLITGAGPIGLMAAAVARHAGARNVVITDVSEERLELARKIGVSLALNVAHGTIADGQRELGLREGFDIGLEMSGRPEAMRDMIANMTHGGRIAMLGLPAQEFPVDWSRIVTSMITIKGIYGREMFETWYAMSVLLEGGLDLAPVITGRYGYRDHEAAFADAAGGRGGKVILDWTV
- a CDS encoding Gfo/Idh/MocA family protein, which codes for MTDLRLGALGFGLRGSLARIAHRPGRGSRVTVVAEHDPVLRDRAADRIPGARTVDDHHKVIGDPEVDAVLVLTPDHTHADIACEALRAGKAVFVEKPLDITIERCDRILRTAFETGSRLYVGHNMRHMPVIRLMRDIIERGDIGTVKTVWVRHFVGYGGDWYFKDWHAERRYTTGLLLQKGAHDIDVLHWLAGGYTRQVQALGDLMVYGDIPHRRAPGEPKTADWYTKDGHWPPHTQRALNPVIDVEDVSLVNMRLDNGVLAAYQQCHFAPDYWRNYTVIGDAGRLENFGDGPGGVVKVWNSRRSGQRDRADAEYPVPQADEDTAHGGADPLLIDEFLRFVREGGRTDTSPVAARMAVAAGFRATESLRDGGSAREVPPLAAELVAYFERGQVRGEA